The nucleotide sequence CCTGCTAATTCAATAGGCATGCTTTGCGGTCCTTCAAAGCTGGGTGTCAAGAAAATTTATGACTGGATGGTATGCTTTGCAAGAACTGATTCATAGAAGTTGCGAGACCTGTAAATTATAGATGCCTAATATTCTCTTTTTTGTTTGCAGTGTAGTTATTTTCCCAATGGCTGTGACATTCTTCATCACTTGGTGGTTTATTCGATTTTTTGATGGATTTTTCAGTCCACTCTATGCAAAGCTTGGAGTCGATGTATTTGGTAATTGTTCCACAAATACTCATGTCTAGCCACTTGCTGGTCATGGTAAAATTGTAGTATCAGACAaacagtaatactccctccgtaaagaaatataagagcgtttagatcacagcgctcttatatttctttacagagggagtacatatttactCTATTTGTATGCCATATAGTGGTGCAGACTTAGTTAGCCTACTTTTTTTTTCTCCGTTGGCTCCTTGCTTGTGTTTGATCTAGATTTAATCTCCAAAAGGATCTATCACATGCAAATTTGAGTTCAGAGAGATGTGCTTGTTTCTGTGGGACTGCTAAGGCTTTTTAGTTTATATATACTGCTCTCGTTAGTTGTACGATGGAAAAAATTGTACCGAGCTCCTGATGGTGCCAGTTACTGAGATCCTTTGAAATCATTGAGTACATGAGGAAAAAGCAGCCTCAGGCTATTAAAAACAAACTGTCATTACTTAGTTCTACTGACAAATATTCATGATTTGCTCTATACTGAGTACTACAATTTTTCTTGATTCCAGGCCTTGGGTTTGTGACATCTCTGGTATTCATATTTATTGTTGGAATATTTGTGTCATCATGGGTGGGCTCAACTGTCTTCTGGGTTGGAGAATGGTTTATAAAGAAAATGCCATTTGTAAGGCACATATATTCTGCATCAAAGCAAGTTAGTACTGCTGTTTCACCAGGTAATTTATGATCATCTGGAGTGCTCCAGAATATCTGACAACTATGTTCGTTCTTTCTTAAATTTCCGTCATGTATGATTTTCATTGTTAGTGCATAACTTTTTCTTGAAGAAAAGTGTCAGTGGATGGCGTATATATATACAAACCCATAACTTCTTAGTCGGGTAAAACATTATATAAGTACCAGTACTTCTCAAAGAAACACATTTATAGGCCACTAGTTTTTTTTAAGTTACATGAGCTTATGAAGTTAATAGGATAATCCACATGAAGACCATATGAATGTTGCGACAACAGCATGTTTGCTGTTTCTATGCACCACATCATTGACAAACTGGTTTGATTGAAATCTTTATGTTCCAACTTACTTGTAGTTCCTTCTGCCCAACCAGAAAAAATTCTTATAATACATTTTATTCATTTGACAGATCAAAATACAGCAGCATTTAAAGAAGTGGCAATAATTAGCCATCCCCGTGCTGGTGAATACGCATTTGGGTTCATAACATCGAGCATGATTCTTCAGGTACTTGTTTATGCAAATCGCTTTCTACAGATGGATTGACAGCATCAACCGAATTTGAATGCTTCATTCAAGATAATTTACTCATTTatatgctttcgagaataatgagCTACACAAAGATTCACACCGTACTTGTGTGTGCTCTTTTTCTGTGTTGCCTCATGCATGAAATAGTTCACTTTCAGGAAAGTGTCACCCATTAGTTGCGATTTGTGATATCTAAACCCTTTTATATCTCAAGAGTGTAAAGATTCACCGAAAACAATTAAAGACTAAGCCTAATGTGGCCTGGCTGGGCTTATCTTAGTAGTCAGCTTATCGGGATTAACCTATAATCTCTATATAAGGTGCTTTTAAATCAGTCACTCCTCTCTCGTACATAAATTTGTTGTGGAAACCCTGAAAAGGCCAGCTAGAGCTGCTTCAAGTTTATGGGGGGCATTTACACATTGGAGTCACAAGGCCAAATATAGACTCACTTGGCTCTGTCTCAAAGATGAAAGATTATTTGCTGGTAAGTTTGCATAAGGCCAAATAAGAACAAAACTAAGCATGTCCAATCAATCATAGGACGCGTCAAAACATACGGTACTTCAGGTCTTGAGCTCTAGAAAATGTTGTAAAGAATTATTTATCAAGTTACATTAAGGACAACTGCTACAGATAGTCAAGGGACCTTTGTCCTTTCTTGTTTTCTGTTGTTTTGTCCAGGATCAACACTGACAGAAGCGATGAACTATGTGATACCTAATTGTCTATGTCCACATGGTTAGCATGTTAATGGTGAGTCAATATACTTTGTTTTTGTTGGATTCTGATGTAATCATCTATCATTGCATTGCAGACTGACAAAGGTGATGAAGAACTGTGTAGTGTCTATGTGCCAACCAATCATCTATATATTGGTGATATCTTTTTGGTGAACTCTGCGGAAATTATAAGGCCCAATCTGTCCATTCGAGAAGGGATAGGTTAGTTTTATTTTGACTATCCCCTTTTAAGCTCCTTATCATTTCCGCTGTTCTGTCCAAAAGAGAATAATTCAATGCCTTCTATAACAGCTCCTTTAAATGCTAAATCCTATCAACACTTGCGAATACTATATGTTCTTGTTATTTTCTTGCTGGCAGTTTATTTGTAACATCTCAATCCAGCATAAGATTATTTTGAGGGCATGTCTCTTATTGTGGTCGTTAAGTTTGATATGATAGTCTTTATAATAACTCCCTCCGTCTGCAAAtctaagatgttttggatatttcaatatggactacatacgaactgAAATCAGTGAACAAACACAttaaaacgtgtctatatacatctgattcagaaaaaagttagagcatcttatatttgtgaacggagggataTCACCTGAATTTCTAATCTTATGTTTCTGCTATTATGCTCTCTACAGAAATAATTGTCTCTGGAGGAATGACCATGCCGCAGGTGATTACAGCGCTAGGACCTGCCCCTGATAAGAACGAGGGCACCCGTTTAAGCAGAATGATGACTGTCTGAAGCTTAAAATATCGCCAGCATATCTCAGGTATAGTCGGAAGAACTTCCCCAGTCCTCCAGGCCATGTGAGCTGCGACTGAACCTAGATTTCTGATCACTGGCCTAAGTTCCTGTAGGTATTGACATGTAACCTTTGTGGATGTTTACAGCTACTAAAGGAACGCCAAAGTCGTGGATGATGCTGCATCTGATGTACAATTTGTAGATTAGAAGCTGGAACACAAGGACTGCGATGGAGTAAACACCGGTTGTATATTAGGCGGGTTAGAAATTAAAGTGGGGTGCTGATGATGGTCACGCAGCACACCGCACTTAGGCGGCTTACTGAGGCTACTGACAATGGTTTGTGGTTCTTATGTGCTCACAGAATGAGTGCTTAGTTACTCGTGTTAGGTCATTACAATGTAACTTCAACTGAGACAGgttatttattttttaattttgaTTGATGCTATCGCATTGGTTTGTCAGAAGGGTAAACAACGTGTTACACCAATGTGCGGTCTGGGATGAGGGACTAATCCACCAGTGGTGGCTGCCTGGAGTTTCTCGTAGTCCTATCTGTGCGCTTGTTGGTCAAGTGACATGTGAACTTTGCCCTACCAAACATGGGCGACAATTGGCTTGGCAAACTTCTCCCCACTGAATTAGGTACCCTCACTTTACAAATTATTTGGTACTACGAACGTTGAGGAGAGAGCACGGTTTTATTACGAGGCGGTACCAACATCATACAGTACCAAGTAAATTAAATATAAAAATATTTTGATTAATCTAATGGTACTAGTTTGATATTGGTATTTTCTCAATAAACTTGATTAAAGATAGACAGTGGATTATCGTGAATCGGGAGCTGTGATGACCGACGGCTGCCGGGAGATGATGAGTTCTTTCGGCAGGGCAACTATAGTGCATTCATTGTGCCAGGGAGAGCAATGCCGCTGCGCATGCGATCGAGCAAGTTACACAAGGAAGTATTCGGAGGTGTGGTGTGATAAACCTCCTAATTTCCTTGTTCCTCCTCTTGTAACAGATATGATCGTCGTTTAATAAAGGTTGCCaaagttttttaaaaaaatactATACTTGATTAAAGATGGAGAACCTTGACATCAAAAGAAGtcactaatactccctccgtcccaaaattcttgtcttagatacatctccttttatccatttagatgacaagtatttccggacggaggggtatttagaaacggagggaataCATTTGAAGTAGTTTTCGGCCGCTGGTGGAATCCGCCTTCCTGTTGGTTGGGCGAAAATATTAGCAGCTGGGCATCAGAATCTACTTGAACGCGTATCGCCCCTAATGACCGCTCCAGGTCAGCGATAGCTTCCGCCGCCGCTCTAAGTTGTGCCCGCCACCGAGATGGTCCCGGGGCAACTACTCCTGGCGTATAAGCTCCATCGACATTCAACTAATCAGCTGGTGCAAATTTCACCTAAACTTTCATCCATTTGTGTATGTTGAAGTTATTCATTGTACTACTTCTTGGTACCCACGAGCAAGTACTCTTGCAATGAATAACTTATAAAGATCAAGAATAATTCAAATGAATTGACTTGTATTCAAACTGAGTATTTGATTTAAATATCACAAAGAAGTCAACCCATTTGAATTTGGTTCCTTGTGAACATCGGAATCCTGCCAAATCAACGTGTCCTTTTTTTCGAAACGAAAGGGGTTTCCCCCCGCCCCAATTTTTTATTAAAGCAAGGCaaaaccacacaagttcaccagaCTGTTAATATCGCTCAGCGACAACCAGAATAGCTGCCACAGATAACACAAACCAGGGTTTTGAATCTATCCTATTACATCACCATTCACCAGAGGAGTCTTTTATTCTGGAGCAAAGGAACCGATCTAGAATAGGATAACAGAAAGGATCAAAGCTAAGAACTAGGTATCCTATTTCCAGTCAGCCCCAGCTACTCATTGGCTCCAGGCGATCCTAAGCAACTCCCCTCTTCGATGATCCAAGAGTCTTAAGCACCGGAGAAAAAGAGCACCCTGGGCCTCAGAACATAGGATTTTCCATTTTCTGATCAATGCCCCCAGCAGATCCAAAACACGAGAAACTAagaaaccagttattgatcatgcGTTCATCAAATCATGTTGCCCTCGTCGTTTTGATCAGTTCGCTTTTATTCCTTCGAATGGGGCTTCGGGTGGGATTGCCACCATCTGGAATAGTGCTGTTTTTACTGGCACGGTCATTGCTTCTGAGGATTTTGCCCTGGTCATCAGATTCCAATCCACACAATCTTCACAATCATGGACTCTTGTCAATATTTATGGACCCTGCCAGGGTGACCCACGTACCACTTATACCAATTGGTTGTTTTCCTTAAATATTCCGTCGAATGAAGATTGGCTTCTTGTGGGGGATTTCAACTATATCCGCAGCCCAGACAACCGTAATAAACCAGGAGGGAACGTAAACGATATGATCACATTTAATGATTTCATACGATCACAAAGTTTGGTGGAATTACCAATCAAGGGCCGTACTTTCACTTGGAGTAACATGCAACAAGATCCCCTTTTAGAACAGCTAGACTGGTTCTTTACTTCTTGTAATTGGACACATGCTTACCCCAACACCATTGTTAAACCCTTAGGTAAACCTGTGTCTGACCACATCCCGTGTGTTGTCACAATCGAAACAACAATCCCACGGAGTAAACTTTTCCGATTCGAGTCTTACTGGATTGACCACCCTGGTTTCATGGAAACTGTCCAAGCAGCTTGGGATAAGCCAGTTAGAGTGACCAACAGCGCAACTATACTCTGCAGAAAATTCAAGCACTTGCGTCAATATCTGAAACGTTGGAGTAAAAACATCTCCCGCCTATCCACTGCCATTAATAACTCCAATAAGGCTTTGTCCGATCTGGATGCAATTGAAAACAAAAGGAGACTCACCATTCCTGAGACCAATTTTCGATCTATCCTCAAAGCCCACATTCTGAGACTTCTATCATACCAGAAACAATATTGGAAGAAAAGGTGCACCATTCGCTGGGTTCGTTTTGGGGATGAGAACTCCAAGTTTTTTCAGGCCATGGCGTCAGAAAGATACAGAAGGAATAATATTGCATCTCTCACTCTTCAAGATGGCACGGTTGCTGAAGATCATGCGAGCAAGGAGTCTGTTCTATTTCACTCCTTTAAAGAAAGACTGGGTACTTCATCCAAGCATGAGATGAAATTTAATCTTGCTAGCATTATTAAGAAGATTGATGGTCTTGACGTTCTAACTGTTCCGTTCACAAGACAGGAGATTGACCTCGTTATCAAAGAAATGTCGGCCGACAGGGCTCCTGGACCGGATGGATTTAATGGCTCATTCCTCAAATCTTGTTGGCACATAATAAAAGAAGACTTCTATGCTTTATGCGATCAGTTTTTTGAGGGATGTCTCAATCTTGAGAGCATTAATGATGGTTATATTACTCTCATTCCTAAAGTTGCCGCACCGCAAGGAGTTAATGACTTCCGACCCATCTGCTGTCTTAAAGTCATCACTAAACTCCTGGCTAATCGGTTGCAAAAAGTAATTTTGAAGATCATACACCGCAACCAGTACGGATTTCTGAAAAAGAGGTCAATCCAAGACTGTCTGGCGTGGGCGTTCGAATATATATATCAGTGTCAAAACTCTAAGCAACCAATTGTTTTGCTTAAGTTGGACTTCGCCAAAGCATTTGATACCATAGAACATGAGGCCATGATTGAAATTATGAAGAACATGGGATTCAATGATAAGTGGTTGGGGTGGATCAAAGACATCTTCTCCTCGGGCAAATCCTCTGTTCTACTTAATGGAGTGCCAGGTCGACAATTCCATTGCAAATGTGGTGTTCGACAGGGGGATCCCCTGTCCCCCCTCATTTTTGTCCTTGCTGCGGATCTACTTCAAGCAGCTATAAATGATTCTTACAGGAGAAATGATCTGAAACTGCCTTTCAATAGACCCAACCAATCAGACTATCCGGTCATTCAGTACGCGGACGATACAATCATGTTACTACCGGCCTGTGCTGATCAAGCCACCTTAGTCAAGCAAATATTAACGGATTATGCAACCTCCATTGGactcaaaattaacttccacaagtcAACCCTTGTTCCTCTGAATTGTGATGCTGCCACTGCTCAACATATTGCTCAAATTTTTGGTTGTGTGATAGGCCTTTCACTTACCTTGGCCTACCCATGGGCACCTCAAAACCAACGGTGCAAGATCTTATGCCTCTTGTCTGTGGAATTGAAAGACGTCTCTCCTCCACCTTGTCAATGATATCTTACGGAGGCAAATTGTCATTGTTGAATTCTATCATCACGTCCTTAATAATCTTTGCGCTGTGCACTCTGAAATTACCGCCAAAGATCATTGACCTTCTTGACAAAATCAGACGGAAAGCCCTTTGGACAAAGAAAACGGATTATGGAGACAAATGTAACTCTCTGGCCTCCGGGCAAATGGTTTGTCGCCCTAAAGATTGTGGTGGCCTTGGGGTCCTGGACATTAAAACCCAAAGCGATGTGTTACTCATGAAATACCTTCATAAATTCTACAATCATTGGGATGTGCCGTGGGTGGACTTGATTTGGTCTACTTATTATGTGGACAAAATCCCTCATGCCTCAGACCCGTGTGGTTCATTCTGGTGGAAAGACATTCTCAAGCTTACTCCAACTTATCGAGGCATCTCCCATGTGGTTGTTCACTCGGGGGACACGGTCCTGATGTGGAAAGACct is from Triticum aestivum cultivar Chinese Spring chromosome 1B, IWGSC CS RefSeq v2.1, whole genome shotgun sequence and encodes:
- the LOC123134722 gene encoding protein LIKE COV 2, with translation MPEEKEYVAVPMGQAPEPADPEDPVKSPPRPTSPATSTRQACFAVLQSWVSRKFMTGCVVIFPMAVTFFITWWFIRFFDGFFSPLYAKLGVDVFGLGFVTSLVFIFIVGIFVSSWVGSTVFWVGEWFIKKMPFVRHIYSASKQVSTAVSPDQNTAAFKEVAIISHPRAGEYAFGFITSSMILQTDKGDEELCSVYVPTNHLYIGDIFLVNSAEIIRPNLSIREGIEIIVSGGMTMPQVITALGPAPDKNEGTRLSRMMTV